In Arachis hypogaea cultivar Tifrunner chromosome 7, arahy.Tifrunner.gnm2.J5K5, whole genome shotgun sequence, the genomic window AAATGTTGGTCATATTTGGTAAATCGAAGAGTGCCATTTTTTCCAAAGCAGGAAGCTCAATTTGGACATTTTCTTGATGATCATTAGAAGAATGAACACGATCGTTAATATTTTCACCAAATATATATCTCAACTGAGGAGCATGTCGTATTTCGACTTCTTGCAGCTCCACTAGGCCTTGAGCAAAGGATACATGCAGTATATATTCCAATGAGCGACAATTCATAACATTGATCCTTTTCAATCTTGGAAACATTGAAGCATAACTCTGTGGTTCGTAATCTTCTGGAGTTATTTCCTCTATATTTCCATGAGCAATTTCAGAAGTTACTACATATTTCAACTCATGGCAATCGGCTATCATCAATTCTTCCAATGAAGTCAAGCTAATAGCTGTGGATGGTTCAAACAATGTTCGTAGCATAAAACAAGATCTTAATATCAGACTTTTGAGATTGCACAGATTGAATGGTCCTGGAAGACaggaaaaatgaaggaattcaaaATTGATTGGCAGATGAGTTATAATTCTATATGGTGTCAGGTATATTGCTTCACTGATTGTTAAGTAAACCGTCTATTAATTTAGACCTATGCTTAAAATTTCGAGcactaaatacatatataaagtaaACTTCATATACCAAGTATTTTTACCCCCTCTAAAGACTAACTTCCAAAAGGACATATGCAAAAATCACGTGAAAATAGCGTGAAATACTTACCAAATCTGTAGTTCACAATGGAAACTGATGGCGGGGAATTTTCCACTTGATTAGATTCCAAATGAAAATCTAGCAAGTATTGAAACTCTCCTGCATTAGTGTTTCCACTTACCACCATTTGCTCAAGATTTTGGGGATTCATGGATTGTATAAGAGCATTGTATATACAGCCTAGCTTTTGTAAACATTTCATCAATGGATCTTGCTCCTTATCAATGAATCGTTCTGCCACCTCAAGTACGGCTTTTAACTCACACTCCTTCATTCGTATCTCatataaacttgagtcattgccTTTTATCTGTTGTTTAATGTAGTtaataaagatttaaaaagaaaaattcatcACATAATTTCAGCAGTAAACAACCATAATCAtattttatgtaattattatttattgaaataCTATTGTTCTTCTCTCTTTTTGTTTTAGGAGTTGCGTAGGTTGTGTCTTGAGAATAGTAAATTCTTTATTAAAATGACACTCCAACATTTTTGACTGTTTAAAATGATAAATGCAGATGAAACAAATACATTCTAAAGATAACAGTACTAAAAATAATCTTGTTTTTGTAACAAGCTCTGTAATAAATGGAATCTCCCAGCTTACACTTATCGAAGTATTTGCACCTTACTCTTAGTATGTCTTTAAGAAATTTGGTTTAAACATTTTCCAGTTTTGGTTGTATTAATCATAAATGCATGCCAATAGAGTAATATGCATTGTTATATGTGGAGCTCCTCTTTTATACTGATTCCTACAGTTCCTGTCAAATTGCGCAAGCAGATAATCAACAAGTTGACAACGAAACGAAAAATTAAGCAATTGTACCTCAATGATACTCTGGTCATCCTGTCTTCTCTTGGAATCAGCCATGCAATTATTGGCAGACTCAATGACAAACCCAGGACAATTCCGCAAAGCTACCTGATGTAGTGATTGCCATGTTGCACGGCAATTTCTTGGGCAAATGCTAATGATGTTTGGCAACTTAACAAGAGCAAGCTCTCCTAGACGTGGAAGATCAATCTTGAGTGCATTTTGGCTCTTCTGGGCTCCATGTTTGGAGTGGCCAAACACATGTTTCAACTCATTATTATCTTCTATTTCCAAGCATTCCAAATGTAGTAGGCCCTGAGCCAATGTGGCTGGGATTATGTATTCAATCTTCTTACACCCTCTAACTAATAGCCGTTTCAACTTTTGGAACACTAAAcagccatcatcatcattactTGACTCAATTTCCTCATCATCTTCTAATACATGCTTGATTCCATCACAGTACAATATTTCCAGTATTTCCAAGTGGCTCACACGAGCTGCAGCAAGCGTGAAGACAGATGTCAGCTTTTTACACTCAAACAATTTCAAGGCCGTTAGACTGCACAAGTTCAGCTTCCAGTCAAATAATGTTCCTTGCAATTGTGGACACTTTTTTATATACAGCTCCTCTAGTTTCACAAAAAGACCACTCCCATGCTGACCATGATATAAATATCTTAGCTTCTTCATCCGCTTGATTGTTAGCTTGCGCAACTCGGACAAAAGAGAACCTACTTCATTCAAATGTTTGCCGGTGTCAACCAAATGCACTATATTCTCTGATTTTTTTATCAGCAGCTCAATCCACCCATGGTTcatacctcctcctcctccttcaatTTGAAATATGCCAGGGATGATACTTTTGACATCTCCACGAATATTTGCTATATACAGAATTTCTGCTTTCGTGGCCAAATTCCTGACTGCCACATTAGACGTGTCAAAACAACTAAGAAATAAGGTTCTGCCATGACTGAGACACTTTTGTTGATATTTTGAAAAGTATTTGCCCAGTCGTATTTGATACCTTTCCAATGGTTGGGGGACACTGAACTTGCTGAAGAATTCAGGAGGGTCTTCATCTTCCAAATCCCATTCTGGCCTATCATCATTGATGTACAGTTCCTCAATTCGCGGGTGCTTTCCAGTTACCTCAAATGGATTCCCTTCCATTTCACATCCTGATAAATCTAGCAATCTCAGGTTTGTACTTGTGTGACTAGAACATCAATTAATTCAGGGAGAGAACAATTATGCAATGTAAGACTTTCAAGTTTTTTCATATCTCCCACAAACGAGATGTCAAATAATTCCCACCCACTTAGGAATAGAGAATGAAGGTCTGTCAGTGATTTGAGGGACATGGTTGAGAATTCTCTTCTCTGATGGCCTTCCCAGCAAAGAATCAAAACTCTGAGACTTGCAATTCCTTTGAAAATTCCTTCTGATACTTCCGTATCTGTTTTTATGCATAAAAATTCAATACTAGAACAGTCCAACTCTACTGGAAATTGCTTGCACCACAGATATCTTATCGGAGTGCTATCCACCAAGTTTGCATTGTTTTCCATGACACACTCAATTGCCTTACCATCATTGCGTGCAATCCAACGGGCTACATCGCGAACTAAGTCATGCATTTTGACACAGTTTACTCCAACAGCATCTAACAATAAGCTGAAACTTAAAAGCTTATCCTTAGCTACAATTACTTTGTTTCTTGCCCCTTCAAATGTGACAACTTCTTCAACTAGGCCCACCCCTATTGCAATTCTGATTAAATCTTCAACTGGAATTTCAAAGTCTTCAGGGAATACAGAACATAACAAGAAAAGTGACTGTTCTACAGGGTCCAAGTTATCATAGCTGACACGCAGAATCTTATAAGGATTTTGCAAACCTCCCTCAATGATCACAGGCTTACATCTTTTAAGATTATCTGACGCAACCTTCCAATCTGCTTCACCCTTGCCTTTCAAAGTGTTAGCTATAGCTACTATTGCCACAAGCAGTCCTTCACATTTATCTGAAATTTCTTGTGCCAATTTCTTCAAGGCATTAGAAGTGTCTTCAGTTATCTGTGCTTGAGTTTGGAAAAGTTTCCACGCTTCTTCAAGTTCTATGGTCTTTAATCGGATCTTCTTTTGGCAATCATTCAGAGAACAAACTGCTTCAGACCGTGTGGTGATGAGAACTTTGCATCCCCTGTGGTTCTTAAAGGAGGGAATTCCTATGGCTTCAAAATCAAGCCTATGCCATACATCATCCAAAATCAAAAGAACATTCTCATGATTTTCTCCGATGAACTTGTCCAAGCATTGTGCTCTTTGAATTTCCTCTTTTTGAGGAAAATCAAACTGTAGCCAACTTGCaattttttcttggattctttgaaTTTCCACAACACTAGACACAGGAACAAAGACTACTTCCCCAAAAAGCCCCTCTTCTTTTGCCTTTCTCCCAACTTCCATTGCCAATGTGGTTTTACCACATCCTGGCATCCCATACATGCCGACCATGTTAACAGTGTCATCATTTAGTGCCTGCATGAGTTGATCATAAGCAGATTGGGTGCTCTCAAACTTCAAACATCTTTCAGGAGAAAAGTATCTCAAGCCTGGAAGCGAAGCAAGCCGTTCAAACTGCATATACTTGCTACCTTCTCCAATACACTTTTTAACgtcccctttgttctttactaacTTCTTCCCCAAGCGATATCGCCAAAACAAATTAGGACACTTCCCGAAACAATAAATCTTGTTTGTCCTTGTTTCTGTGAGTAAATTATCCACATCATTTGAGAGGTTGTTAGCTTGGTTGAGCCATTTGTGCATTAGTTCATCAGTCTTTTTCAGTTGCCGCTTTTGGTGATGAACATGTTCTTGGACACGCTTTTTTGTGTCCACAAGCATTTTGTCTTCATGTTCAAGGCCCTCAACAAGGTCGTGGAAGCAGCAAGGATAGCGTAATTCGTCTACTGCTCCACAGACCAAGTCTCTTGAAATTGAAGCGGCAAAGCTGCTAACAAAATCCATCAATACTCCACTAAATGCAACTTCACCTGAACACGAGATGAAAGCAATAattaattttgagagaaaaatttTTGTGCAGATTTGGCGAGTGATAATAATACTGAAAGGTAAGCAAAACTAGAACTGAAGAACCTGATTTCCTTGTAATAAGATTTAGCTGTTTCTTTTTTATAAATGAATCAAACAAAGACACGGTTTGATCTATGAGCATATATATTCATATATCATATCATACATTATAAAAATGGCCGCTTCAGTTTTCAGGATCAGTACACATCAACAACCAATATGGAATGTGAAAACAGAACGAACAAACtaacagtaaaataaattaattaccttGTTGACTTTCCAACACAAGGTTGACTCAAACCTCTAGCAGCAAACAGCAATCATCGAATTAGAATGAGAAGAATATAAGATAATCCTCATTATTGCGTCAACATGGATATTGGAAATCCTGCATCTGCATCTGCATGCACTTTCAACTTTGAAGTTTGAAGACACCACAGCAAACTTGACAAGTGAATGGGTGCAGCAGGGAAGTCACGTCTTTTCAACTTCCAACAATCACAAGTTCTCCCTGCAACCAATTAACAAACCAACAAAATAAAAAGTAAGCTTATTGTTAGCAAAAAACAAATAGCGTGGGAGCTCCACTAGCGAGTGAGTGATCAGAGTGAACCTTTTTGAGTTTTTCTTTCAAAAGAGTTAAGAAAGAAAAGCAAGTCTGGTTCACTATTCTGGATTGATTAAAACTATGAAAGCAAGCCTTGGtccactttttcttattttcttctattACTTGGACTTTAGTATTgggatttttttggtgactagtaTTGTGATTGAAATGAGGATAGAATCGTTGACACTTAAtctaaaaagacaaaaaataaattattgctGCGTTGACCTCTCGGTCAGTAGTCATCggcttgttaatttttttttggaatggGCTTTCTTTTTCTTATTGGGCCAGAAAATTGGTAACCACTATAAATATATCCATGCAAGGTAGACCAGCCCATGTCAGAAGGCCCACTTCTAAACCGGGAGAAATGGAGCATTTCCATTGCTGCGAGAGAACTGCGAAGAGGAGGAAAGCACAGCACAGGTAAGCTCATTTCTCATCGTTCTTATGTTTCGAAAATGTTGTTAAATTCGATAGATAGATATACATGTTAGTGACTGTGATAGGGATAGTGTGTTGGTAGAatcaagtgaagaagaagaaaaatgtttGGGACGGCAGTGAGATTCTTAGCTAAGAAATCGAAGCCGAAGATGGGACCTATTGCGATGAAGACACCGCCGGAGCAGAGGAACACCATCACCGCCGTCCTCTACGATATCGTCAAGGAGAATGGTCCAATCACTGTATCCAACACCTGGGAGCGTGTCAAGGTAACTAAccgtaactaactaactaactaaccatTTCATTAATCCTTGTTATTGACGTGAGTagtgattattttatatatatgaataaatGCATATTCGTGTTATCAGGAAGTAGGGTTGAAAGATTTAACGAGCAAGAATCACATGAAGATAATGCTAAGATGGATGAGGGAGAGGCAGAAGCTTCGTCTTGTTTGTAACCATGTTGGTGCACACAAGCAGTTCCTATACACGACTTGGTTTACAGATCCTGCTGCTGCTACTAAGCCAACACCATCATCTCTTCCTTCAAAGCAAAAGCCCTCTCCAAGTtagtctttcttctcttcttaggAGGAAGAACAATAGTGTATGAATGTTTCAACATAAAGTTGCAAGTTATTGTATTGTCTTTGCAAACATTTTTGTTCAGATCATTGTAGGCTTTCTAGAGATTTGAAACAAGTTCAAAGTGTTCATGAATCATGAGTGCTATTGGTTTATATAGGTGCATACAAAGTTAATGGAAAGCTTAACTAGAGAAACATACCTTAAGCAAGCACTATTGTTTGCTTAAATTTGATGAGCAAAATAATGGCTAAAATTTGCAAAATCATGTCTTTGAAGTTGCTGGCTGACAAAAGAAAGTCTTTGCTGCTAATGAACTTCACTACTACAAAATTTTCTAAGCATTAGCTGTATTGGTTCTGTCCTTTGTGAACCGGTTCTTgagtttaatttctgcaattaatCGTGGTGCTGGAATGGAGTTATTATGCATACAAAGACATTATTAACTGTGTTATAAGCAACAAAATTTCTGGCACTATGCAAGTGTTTCTTCTTGAAAAAGAAGACATTCATTTTAACAGGAATGGAAGACCATTACAAGTGAAAGTTTTGGATTATTCAAACCATTGGGAAGTGTACTTGACCTCAAACAACAAGCATTACACCAAATCAgtagttataaaaaaaaaatagatactaAGTACAGTAATAAAGGAGGAATATACATTTGGAAAATtcacaaagaaaataaaagcagaaATAAACGATCATGAAGAATCCTTAAGAGGTCTTCTGGCAACCATGTGGTTAAGCTGAAATTGACTACACAAAGCTGACCATTTATAATTGACCCCAAATAATTGCTGCTTAGCTTTTCTTTGATATTCCACCATTTGGGGAATGTCTCTCCTCACACTCTCAGATTCCTTTTTCATCCTTGTACTTTCGAAAATGCATTGCTTCTTTTCCTCTTCAAGAGATGACGGTTCAGCTTCACAGTCCTCTATTTCTTTCCCCAGCCTAATGATTCCTTCTTCACAGTTTCTTCCATCTCATAGGCTTTCTCGTTTTGATAACTCGGCTCTTCCATAATGcatctcttcttttcttcaagCACTGCAAATCTATGCGTGGCAGCAAAGGCTTGTTTAAAGGACCATAGAATGCTTGGAAATTCTTGGTGTAAGGAGTCTATGACTGCTTTAAGTCCACTTGATAGAGTCTCATCTTCTAGAGGAAGGTGAGACAAGAATTTAAGAGCAGTTAGAAGGCGAAGACAGTTAG contains:
- the LOC112701754 gene encoding uncharacterized protein isoform X1, which codes for MEGNPFEVTGKHPRIEELYINDDRPEWDLEDEDPPEFFSKFSVPQPLERYQIRLGKYFSKYQQKCLSHGRTLFLSCFDTSNVAVRNLATKAEILYIANIRGDVKSIIPGIFQIEGGGGGMNHGWIELLIKKSENIVHLVDTGKHLNEVGSLLSELRKLTIKRMKKLRYLYHGQHGSGLFVKLEELYIKKCPQLQGTLFDWKLNLCSLTALKLFECKKLTSVFTLAAARVSHLEILEILYCDGIKHVLEDDEEIESSNDDDGCLVFQKLKRLLVRGCKKIEYIIPATLAQGLLHLECLEIEDNNELKHVFGHSKHGAQKSQNALKIDLPRLGELALVKLPNIISICPRNCRATWQSLHQVALRNCPGFVIESANNCMADSKRRQDDQSIIEIKGNDSSLYEIRMKECELKAVLEVAERFIDKEQDPLMKCLQKLGCIYNALIQSMNPQNLEQMVVSGNTNAGEFQYLLDFHLESNQVENSPPSVSIVNYRFGPFNLCNLKSLILRSCFMLRTLFEPSTAISLTSLEELMIADCHELKYVVTSEIAHGNIEEITPEDYEPQSYASMFPRLKRINVMNCRSLEYILHVSFAQGLVELQEVEIRHAPQLRYIFGENINDRVHSSNDHQENVQIELPALEKMALFDLPNMTNICSGSYYATCSCLQQTVMDNVGLSTLSVNNRMVHSGATQSQSQKGKNSSHSSRNRGSAFDKTNGKMSGSESIWNNSEIEGNLHLDEVPINRQEMTSWYIWKGAKHFVTLQNVTLLYILGCQKLKVIFSPCVLRSLPQLTILVVIQCRELEQIIEEDENYEVAPNPESKKVSFSKLKLLLITHCNKLKHMFHLSASHEFPQLEYLIIKQNPCLEQVFRECEQVVGDRNGRVVEALLPELKHVILMQLPNLYNISQGIEFNNLDNLLVHNCPKLTLTSTTTAEEMLRSYYHDNVINFFVLSELLCINDIINKETVQHQPASESRGRANESDEILTSGRENKRELQSLEQIPQADLTQREFVNASRLEDKEHKSENINKEGSSQNPYHERCESKNLEEKEISYGQEHEEPKREELNKEDFIEPRCSYVLDRQHQEKEHSCSVCITQCSNDTSIVEELNSLVEAGELRAECVATLSSFLTAQPSMRLTVDNSSLIFKGFAYSSLHRLVSFLSTQPLVSLVGDKHAEFLDLIRLVGCFPFNKGWLSDLEDRVATSLPASSLSTLDKLFADKQQVLSKLEPLQDRVNALHSELAELSTEMEPLLRSLQETEAQEANILATLNYPLFQL
- the LOC114924292 gene encoding disease resistance protein At4g27190, with the protein product MDFVSSFAASISRDLVCGAVDELRYPCCFHDLVEGLEHEDKMLVDTKKRVQEHVHHQKRQLKKTDELMHKWLNQANNLSNDVDNLLTETRTNKIYCFGKCPNLFWRYRLGKKLVKNKGDVKKCIGEGSKYMQFERLASLPGLRYFSPERCLKFESTQSAYDQLMQALNDDTVNMVGMYGMPGCGKTTLAMEVGRKAKEEGLFGEVVFVPVSSVVEIQRIQEKIASWLQFDFPQKEEIQRAQCLDKFIGENHENVLLILDDVWHRLDFEAIGIPSFKNHRGCKVLITTRSEAVCSLNDCQKKIRLKTIELEEAWKLFQTQAQITEDTSNALKKLAQEISDKCEGLLVAIVAIANTLKGKGEADWKVASDNLKRCKPVIIEGGLQNPYKILRVSYDNLDPVEQSLFLLCSVFPEDFEIPVEDLIRIAIGVGLVEEVVTFEGARNKVIVAKDKLLSFSLLLDAVGVNCVKMHDLVRDVARWIARNDGKAIECVMENNANLVDSTPIRYLWCKQFPVELDCSSIEFLCIKTDTEVSEGIFKGIASLRVLILCWEGHQRREFSTMSLKSLTDLHSLFLSGWELFDISFVGDMKKLESLTLHNCSLPELIDVLVTQVQT
- the LOC112701754 gene encoding uncharacterized protein isoform X2, yielding MEGNPFEVTGKHPRIEELYINDDRPEWDLEDEDPPEFFSKFSVPQPLERYQIRLGKYFSKYQQKCLSHGRTLFLSCFDTSNVAVRNLATKAEILYIANIRGDVKSIIPGIFQIEGGGGGMNHGWIELLIKKSENIVHLVDTGKHLNEVGSLLSELRKLTIKRMKKLRYLYHGQHGSGLFVKLEELYIKKCPQLQGTLFDWKLNLCSLTALKLFECKKLTSVFTLAAARVSHLEILEILYCDGIKHVLEDDEEIESSNDDDGCLVFQKLKRLLVRGCKKIEYIIPATLAQGLLHLECLEIEDNNELKHVFGHSKHGAQKSQNALKIDLPRLGELALVKLPNIISICPRNCRATWQSLHQVALRNCPGFVIESANNCMADSKRRQDDQSIIEIKGNDSSLYEIRMKECELKAVLEVAERFIDKEQDPLMKCLQKLGCIYNALIQSMNPQNLEQMVVSGNTNAGEFQYLLDFHLESNQVENSPPSVSIVNYRFGPFNLCNLKSLILRSCFMLRTLFEPSTAISLTSLEELMIADCHELKYVVTSEIAHGNIEEITPEDYEPQSYASMFPRLKRINVMNCRSLEYILHVSFAQGLVELQEVEIRHAPQLRYIFGENINDRVHSSNDHQENVQIELPALEKMALFDLPNMTNICSGSYYATCSCLQQTVMDNVGLSTLSVNNRMVHSGATQSQSQKGKNSSHSSRNRGSAFDKTNGKMSGSESIWNNSEIEGNLHLDEVPINRQEMTSWYIWKGAKHFVTLQNVTLLYILGCQKLKVIFSPCVLRSLPQLTILVVIQCRELEQIIEEDENYEVAPNPESKKVSFSKLKLLLITHCNKLKHMFHLSASHEFPQLEYLIIKQNPCLEQVFRECEQVVGDRNGRVVEALLPELKHVILMQLPNLYNISQGIEFNNLDNLLVHNCPKLTLTSTTTAEEMLRSYYHDNVINFFVLSELLCINDIINKETVQHQPASESRGRANESDEILTSGRENKRELQSLEQIPQADLTQREFVNASRLEDKEHKSENINKEGSSQNPYHERCESKNLEEKEISYGQEHEEPKREELNKEDFIEPRCSYVLDRQHQEKEHSCSVCITQCSNDFFARYIHCRGAEFFS
- the LOC112701758 gene encoding uncharacterized protein, with the protein product MFGTAVRFLAKKSKPKMGPIAMKTPPEQRNTITAVLYDIVKENGPITVSNTWERVKEVGLKDLTSKNHMKIMLRWMRERQKLRLVCNHVGAHKQFLYTTWFTDPAAATKPTPSSLPSKQKPSPS